CGGCCATGTCGACCAGCTCCTTGCCGGCCAGGGCGTGGAAGGCCGGCATCATGGGTGTCTCGGTGGGGCCGGGGCAGATGCAGTTGAGGCGGATGCCCTTGTCGATGAGGTCGACCGCTCGCGAGGAGACCCACACGTTCATCAGCTGCTTGGTGAAGGCATAGGCGCTGTAGCCGACTGCGTCGGGGTGCGTCTCCATCCAGGCCTTGCCCGCCTCGAAGCCATCAGTCTCGACGAGGGGTTGCAGCGAGTCCAGCGCCTGCTGCCACCCGACAGCGGCCGCCGACGACACCGCGACCACGCCGGAGCCGGGTGGCAGGTTGGGCACCAGCGACTCGATCAGGTGCCGGGCGCCGATGAAGTTGACCAGCACCGTGTCGAGGTCGGAGAACGGGGGCCCGGGCAACCCGGCGCAGCTGAACACGCCATCGACCGGCCCCCCGATGGCGCCGACCACCTTGTCGATGGACGCCCGCTCGCGAAGGTCGATCTCGAACGCCTGCCTGACCGGCTTGTCGACCGGCTTGACGTCGAGCCCCATCACGTCGGCACCGAGGTCGACGAGGATCGCCGCGGCCGCCTGTCCCATCCCCGACGCGGCGCCGGTCACGACGACGTGCTTGCCCTCGTATCCGAGCGGGTCTTGCATGTGGTGGTCTCCGTTCACGATCGGCTCTCCTCGGACGCTACCCCTGCGCTCGACCGAGGCTCCATCAGGGGCGAGCTCCGGTTGGAGGGCCAGGTCGGTCGGAAGTAGCCGCGGAAGTGCAGGGCGCCGCGCCGCAGCTCCCGGATGGTCAGGAAGTCGCCTTTGTAGCCCCGGTGGTCGTACGGGGCGAAGGTGAGGCTGGTCCCGGGACCGCCGTTGGTGCACGGGAGCCACTTGAGGCGCTCGAGGCCGTCCTTCACC
This Acidimicrobiales bacterium DNA region includes the following protein-coding sequences:
- a CDS encoding coniferyl-alcohol dehydrogenase, with the translated sequence MNGDHHMQDPLGYEGKHVVVTGAASGMGQAAAAILVDLGADVMGLDVKPVDKPVRQAFEIDLRERASIDKVVGAIGGPVDGVFSCAGLPGPPFSDLDTVLVNFIGARHLIESLVPNLPPGSGVVAVSSAAAVGWQQALDSLQPLVETDGFEAGKAWMETHPDAVGYSAYAFTKQLMNVWVSSRAVDLIDKGIRLNCICPGPTETPMMPAFHALAGKELVDMAVGPIGRYSTPEEQAWALVLLNSPRLSYVTGEVFDTDGGFTGALITGRQKGWGA